In Mucilaginibacter celer, one DNA window encodes the following:
- a CDS encoding DUF4932 domain-containing protein, with amino-acid sequence MRLLFTSLFLFLFTTVFGQTLTETYPKTLFCPDDTVRFAISGFPGSDPYCVSTNKTSPGNDAAPGSYFTLYYGKDSVRFYYHNKLPYAQIIFVNLQSPKGKSTLRLHFNDLFSYFPKAYRTKNLNNVQFDIPEPYELANIIWTLSPAGQKATDLNKTGDYYNRVVDWFKPYMNHPIFKALAFPDSLYSNKYYEFRENSFAFNFQDTTSGSSNAKLLFNGPYYYVFGDELADSSLFGKLKPLIEDFAVKSNFRKFYKQNLPYYRQQLARQKELLPVKQMWAWMENEFPKRKYQSYRVVSSPLIGGSHSTQRYSTFDYDKKKPFGESVMFICGTDRYDNDKTLTEKQREGLMTGIVFTEIDHNYVNPATSQYAKQIDSIFSKRQIWAKAGNSSDFYGSPISVFNEYMTHAAFCLYIADSYDKPVADFVIAKRESLMVDRRNFVRFKEFDQELLHLHRENKNLKTVELYPMIVAWCKTQQ; translated from the coding sequence ATGCGCCTTTTATTCACATCTCTTTTTCTATTTCTTTTTACCACCGTATTTGGTCAAACGCTTACCGAAACCTATCCTAAAACATTATTTTGCCCCGATGATACCGTGAGGTTCGCCATATCGGGCTTTCCGGGCAGCGATCCTTATTGCGTTAGCACCAACAAAACCAGTCCGGGTAATGATGCCGCACCCGGCTCCTATTTTACCTTATATTATGGTAAAGATTCTGTTAGGTTTTATTATCATAATAAACTGCCTTATGCTCAAATCATTTTCGTTAACCTGCAATCGCCAAAGGGCAAAAGCACTTTAAGGCTTCATTTTAATGATTTGTTCAGTTACTTCCCCAAGGCTTACAGGACTAAAAACCTTAACAATGTGCAGTTTGATATCCCCGAACCTTATGAACTGGCCAATATCATCTGGACACTATCGCCTGCGGGGCAAAAGGCTACCGATTTAAACAAAACCGGCGATTATTACAACCGAGTGGTGGATTGGTTTAAACCCTATATGAATCACCCCATATTTAAAGCGCTTGCCTTTCCGGATAGCCTGTATTCAAACAAATACTATGAATTCAGGGAGAATAGTTTTGCCTTTAACTTTCAGGATACTACCTCAGGTTCATCAAATGCAAAGCTGTTATTTAATGGTCCTTACTATTATGTTTTCGGAGATGAACTGGCCGACAGTAGTTTATTTGGAAAGTTAAAACCACTGATTGAGGATTTTGCCGTAAAATCAAACTTCCGGAAGTTTTACAAGCAAAACCTGCCGTACTACAGGCAGCAGCTTGCCCGGCAAAAGGAACTGCTACCGGTAAAACAGATGTGGGCCTGGATGGAAAATGAATTCCCGAAGCGTAAATATCAGTCGTACCGTGTAGTTTCGTCGCCTCTTATCGGCGGTTCGCACAGTACGCAGCGCTATTCGACTTTCGACTATGATAAGAAAAAACCTTTTGGCGAAAGTGTAATGTTTATTTGCGGAACCGACAGGTACGACAACGATAAAACCCTCACCGAAAAACAACGCGAAGGCCTGATGACGGGTATTGTATTTACCGAAATTGATCATAACTATGTAAACCCGGCAACATCACAATATGCCAAACAAATTGACAGCATATTTTCAAAACGGCAGATCTGGGCAAAAGCAGGCAACAGCAGCGATTTTTACGGCAGCCCGATCAGTGTGTTTAATGAGTATATGACGCATGCCGCCTTTTGCCTGTACATTGCCGATAGCTATGATAAACCGGTAGCCGATTTTGTGATAGCCAAACGCGAATCATTAATGGTTGACCGCCGCAATTTTGTCCGCTTTAAAGAATTTGACCAGGAGTTATTACACCTCCATCGCGAAAATAAAAACCTAAAAACCGTTGAGCTTTACCCCATGATAGTGGCCTGGTGTAAAACGCAGCAATAA
- a CDS encoding PAS domain S-box protein codes for MNAKIISLFTHSKDVFFVMDMDGIILHTNQAFRNTFNYTEHDLADLNFEAICHPADKERKEENLGSLMRDKKLVGYQSRIKAKDGCYFSMIWSLILGEDENLIYATGNVLAAAPCEPGHDIVQHTIQSLNEGFVVLDAGWNIAGYNPAFQAMANLEHAALQKVNFMQIESLGLIDRVAEAFSQALAENKSVQVQYLNAHSNSWLRINIYPYNRQLAVFVRDITEIKMQEWVLKLEKDVLELNASTQNSLAQNTAELLKGIENIFPEMLCSVLEIDDHDKLVSLAAPRLPKAYCDLIEDMPIGPNIGSCGTAAFHRKQIIVSDIENDPLWANYKHLAQPYGLKACWSTPVISSKGAKVLATFAIYYHVSREPTELELSIIARTVNILRVLIESKRTEESIMEQNHRLQTIANISSHELRRPVATIMGLVNLFDDEDLQNPLNKEIMTHLDTTSQELDGVIHSIVERTVYIKASGTDD; via the coding sequence ATGAATGCCAAAATCATATCACTGTTTACGCACTCAAAAGATGTTTTTTTTGTGATGGATATGGATGGTATCATTCTCCATACCAACCAGGCTTTCCGCAACACTTTTAATTATACCGAACATGACCTTGCCGATTTAAATTTCGAAGCAATCTGCCACCCCGCCGATAAAGAGCGCAAGGAAGAAAACCTGGGCAGTTTAATGCGCGATAAAAAGCTGGTGGGCTACCAAAGCCGCATAAAAGCAAAAGACGGTTGTTATTTTAGTATGATCTGGTCGTTAATATTAGGCGAGGATGAGAACCTGATTTACGCAACCGGCAATGTACTTGCCGCCGCTCCCTGCGAGCCCGGCCACGATATTGTACAACATACCATTCAAAGCCTTAACGAAGGTTTTGTAGTGCTTGATGCCGGTTGGAATATAGCCGGTTATAATCCGGCTTTCCAGGCCATGGCCAACCTTGAACATGCCGCATTGCAAAAAGTCAATTTTATGCAAATTGAAAGCCTCGGATTAATTGACCGGGTAGCGGAAGCATTTTCGCAGGCGTTGGCCGAAAATAAATCAGTACAGGTACAGTATTTAAACGCACATTCAAACAGCTGGCTTCGTATCAATATCTATCCATATAACCGGCAACTGGCGGTTTTTGTGCGTGATATTACCGAAATAAAAATGCAGGAATGGGTATTAAAGCTTGAAAAAGATGTACTGGAATTAAACGCCTCAACCCAAAACAGCCTTGCCCAAAATACTGCCGAACTGCTTAAAGGCATAGAAAACATTTTTCCGGAAATGCTTTGTTCGGTTTTGGAAATTGATGATCATGATAAGCTGGTTTCCCTTGCCGCTCCAAGGTTACCAAAAGCTTATTGCGATTTGATAGAAGACATGCCCATAGGGCCAAACATTGGCTCGTGCGGTACAGCGGCATTTCATCGTAAACAAATTATAGTAAGCGATATCGAAAACGATCCCCTTTGGGCAAACTACAAACACCTGGCCCAACCCTACGGTTTAAAAGCCTGCTGGTCTACCCCGGTTATCAGTTCGAAGGGGGCAAAAGTGCTGGCAACTTTCGCTATTTACTATCATGTTTCGCGCGAACCTACAGAACTTGAATTAAGTATAATTGCCCGTACCGTTAATATTTTGCGGGTGCTGATTGAAAGTAAACGAACCGAAGAAAGCATTATGGAGCAAAACCACAGGCTGCAAACCATTGCCAATATCAGTTCGCACGAGTTGCGCCGCCCGGTTGCAACCATTATGGGCCTGGTTAATTTATTTGATGATGAGGATCTGCAAAATCCATTGAATAAAGAGATCATGACCCACCTCGATACCACATCTCAAGAGCTGGATGGAGTAATACACTCTATTGTAGAGCGCACTGTTTATATCAAGGCCAGCGGTACGGATGATTAA
- a CDS encoding SDR family NAD(P)-dependent oxidoreductase: MNIIITGASSGVGFEAVIELILSGSNKVIALARSQDKLERLLEIAHGLNPDCQLFALKFDIVHDDYEGLLQFIASHFDNRVDILVNNAGVLINKPFTQLSESDFVEMLQSNFIGHVRAIQSLLPLIPSGGHIVNIGSMGGFQGSAKFPGLAAYSASKSALHTLTECLAQELAEQNIKVNCLALGSAQTEMLEQAFPGYESPVMAFEMGKYIADFALTGSKFFNGKIIPVAATTP; this comes from the coding sequence ATGAACATCATAATAACAGGCGCAAGCAGCGGCGTAGGTTTTGAAGCTGTAATTGAACTGATCCTATCGGGCAGTAATAAAGTGATTGCCCTGGCGCGTTCGCAGGATAAGCTGGAGCGCTTATTGGAAATAGCCCATGGCCTTAACCCGGATTGCCAGTTGTTTGCCTTAAAATTTGATATTGTGCACGATGATTATGAAGGCCTGCTGCAGTTTATAGCATCGCATTTCGATAATCGTGTTGATATCCTGGTCAACAATGCAGGTGTACTCATCAACAAACCTTTCACCCAGCTTTCCGAGTCGGATTTTGTGGAGATGCTGCAAAGTAATTTCATCGGCCATGTAAGGGCTATTCAATCCCTGTTGCCTTTAATCCCCTCGGGCGGCCATATTGTAAATATCGGTAGTATGGGCGGCTTCCAGGGGAGTGCCAAATTTCCGGGCTTAGCGGCTTATTCGGCCAGTAAATCGGCCTTGCATACGTTAACCGAGTGTTTGGCGCAGGAACTTGCTGAGCAAAATATCAAAGTAAATTGCCTTGCCTTAGGCTCGGCCCAAACCGAAATGCTGGAGCAGGCTTTTCCGGGTTATGAGTCGCCGGTTATGGCTTTTGAAATGGGAAAATACATTGCCGATTTTGCCTTAACAGGCAGCAAATTTTTTAACGGAAAGATAATACCTGTGGCTGCAACTACCCCATAA
- a CDS encoding aromatic amino acid hydroxylase, with protein MSHFNDFNNPQVAALPGHLKQFIVDQHYEHYTPIDHAVWRYVMRQNYSYLKDVAYYPYIPGLQKAGLTIEQIPNLQEMNDALGKIGWGAVTVDGFIPPAAFMEYQAYRVLVIAADIRQLKHIEYTPAPDIIHESAGHAPIIADKDYHEYLSYFGSIGAKAMFSAEDFELYEAIRALSILKEMPDADEQEIIKAEAYVAYCQENMGEPSEMALLSRLHWWTVEYGLIGTLEQPKIYGAGLLSSIGESSTCMQKDIEKLRYTIDAVKYSYDITKPQPHLFVTPDFQNLINVLEEFAYTMAFRRGGVFGLQKAIDSKNTCTAVYTSGLQVSGTFTDFKTGADGKPYFIKTTGATALAFANKQLKGHDKGYHKDGFSSPVGKLKGYDKDLEDFSAEELKVAGIEKGNSANLQFESGISLTGKIKNILIEGDKTILITFVDVTVTDKDGSVLFDPAWGVYDMAVGSEITSVFCGAADKEAYEDIAYKSKTETHHPAYDQKTKELHKLYQQVRDCRTKHADYGYLGNVWQQLQKDHHDDWLCALEILEILDHEDIEPVICAEIRSFLEQKATGEPEYKKLINDGFYLIRHPVEQKLVV; from the coding sequence ATGAGCCATTTTAATGATTTTAATAACCCGCAGGTTGCGGCATTGCCCGGTCATTTAAAACAATTTATAGTTGATCAGCATTACGAGCACTACACCCCTATAGATCATGCAGTGTGGCGCTACGTAATGCGCCAGAATTATAGCTACCTTAAAGATGTAGCCTACTACCCGTACATTCCCGGGCTGCAAAAGGCCGGCTTAACCATCGAGCAGATCCCTAATTTACAGGAGATGAACGATGCCCTGGGTAAAATTGGCTGGGGAGCCGTTACAGTAGATGGTTTTATCCCTCCGGCTGCTTTTATGGAATACCAGGCCTACCGGGTATTGGTTATTGCTGCCGATATCCGCCAGTTAAAGCATATTGAATATACGCCTGCGCCCGACATTATTCATGAATCGGCAGGCCATGCGCCAATTATTGCTGATAAGGATTACCACGAATATTTAAGCTATTTTGGTTCGATTGGTGCCAAGGCCATGTTTTCGGCAGAGGATTTTGAACTGTATGAAGCTATCCGCGCGCTATCTATATTGAAAGAAATGCCGGATGCTGATGAGCAGGAGATTATAAAAGCCGAAGCCTATGTGGCCTACTGCCAGGAAAACATGGGCGAACCATCAGAAATGGCGCTGCTAAGCCGCCTGCACTGGTGGACCGTGGAGTATGGTTTGATCGGTACATTAGAACAACCTAAAATTTATGGCGCAGGCCTGCTTTCCTCCATCGGCGAAAGTTCAACCTGTATGCAAAAAGATATTGAAAAACTTCGGTACACAATCGATGCGGTGAAATACTCCTACGATATTACCAAGCCCCAGCCGCACCTTTTTGTAACGCCCGATTTTCAAAACCTCATCAACGTATTGGAAGAATTTGCCTATACCATGGCTTTCCGCAGGGGCGGCGTTTTCGGACTGCAGAAAGCCATCGACAGTAAAAACACCTGTACGGCGGTCTATACTTCCGGCTTGCAGGTATCAGGTACGTTTACCGATTTTAAAACAGGCGCCGATGGCAAACCTTATTTTATTAAAACAACCGGAGCAACGGCTTTGGCGTTTGCTAATAAACAACTGAAAGGCCATGATAAAGGCTACCACAAGGATGGTTTTAGCTCGCCGGTTGGGAAATTGAAAGGATATGATAAAGACCTTGAAGATTTCTCGGCAGAAGAGCTGAAAGTAGCGGGGATTGAAAAAGGCAACTCCGCCAATCTTCAGTTTGAAAGCGGAATCAGCCTAACCGGCAAAATAAAAAACATCCTTATTGAAGGTGATAAGACCATCCTGATAACTTTTGTTGATGTGACTGTTACTGATAAAGATGGCTCGGTATTGTTTGATCCTGCCTGGGGTGTTTATGACATGGCTGTTGGAAGCGAGATCACCTCGGTATTTTGCGGCGCTGCCGATAAAGAGGCTTATGAAGATATCGCCTACAAATCAAAAACAGAAACCCACCACCCTGCTTACGATCAAAAAACTAAAGAACTGCATAAGCTTTACCAGCAGGTACGCGATTGCCGAACTAAGCATGCCGACTACGGCTATCTTGGCAACGTATGGCAACAACTACAAAAAGATCATCATGACGATTGGCTTTGCGCGTTAGAAATTCTGGAAATACTGGACCATGAAGATATCGAGCCGGTAATCTGTGCGGAGATCAGAAGTTTCCTGGAGCAAAAGGCTACCGGCGAGCCTGAATATAAAAAACTGATAAATGATGGTTTTTATTTGATCAGGCATCCGGTTGAGCAAAAATTGGTAGTTTAG
- a CDS encoding lysylphosphatidylglycerol synthase transmembrane domain-containing protein codes for MTQTEDIIDEGAEHKTWKGKLWGVVKVILIIVVTGGLLYYVFSKVPFAKIKYRLAHADRAWLAAAIACYVGSMLFSSWRLLSYFKSIGLRLDWRFNLRLYFLGLCYNVLLPGGIGGDGYKIYLLHKRYGLPTKKVFWAILFDRLSGFWAIGAIVVGLIILIPSFPYHLAWPLSIVSVGSVIYYFVARKFFKEYTHNFVQAHLKAIGVQSMQLLCIVCLLLAQDFNGKFAPYLLSFLFSSLAAIIPFSLGGGGIRDALFLTLARQFNLAEDMAVYLSFGFYLISIMVALFGVYYVLAPKRLDAGIKKSEEPKDENHPIEE; via the coding sequence ATGACACAAACAGAAGACATCATTGACGAAGGTGCCGAACATAAAACCTGGAAAGGTAAACTTTGGGGCGTTGTAAAAGTAATCCTGATCATTGTAGTAACCGGCGGCCTGCTTTACTATGTTTTCAGCAAAGTTCCGTTTGCTAAAATTAAATACCGCCTGGCCCATGCCGATCGTGCGTGGCTGGCTGCTGCGATAGCCTGTTATGTTGGCTCGATGCTGTTTTCATCATGGCGCTTGCTAAGCTACTTTAAATCTATCGGCTTACGGCTCGACTGGCGTTTTAACCTCCGTCTGTATTTCCTTGGTTTGTGTTATAACGTACTGTTACCGGGCGGTATCGGCGGCGATGGTTACAAAATTTACCTGCTGCACAAACGTTACGGTTTGCCAACCAAAAAAGTTTTCTGGGCTATCCTGTTCGACAGGCTGAGCGGTTTTTGGGCGATAGGTGCCATTGTAGTAGGCCTCATTATTTTAATACCAAGTTTCCCTTATCACCTGGCCTGGCCACTTAGCATAGTATCGGTTGGTAGTGTGATTTATTATTTTGTAGCCCGTAAGTTTTTTAAAGAATACACCCACAACTTTGTCCAGGCACATTTAAAAGCCATTGGTGTACAGAGCATGCAATTACTTTGTATTGTTTGCTTACTGCTTGCGCAGGATTTTAACGGCAAATTTGCGCCATACCTGCTATCATTCCTTTTCTCATCCTTAGCGGCAATTATTCCGTTTAGTTTGGGCGGCGGTGGTATCCGTGATGCATTGTTCCTCACATTGGCCCGCCAGTTTAACCTTGCCGAAGACATGGCGGTTTACCTGAGTTTTGGTTTCTATCTTATATCAATTATGGTGGCTTTGTTTGGTGTGTACTATGTACTCGCCCCTAAGCGTTTGGATGCCGGAATTAAGAAAAGTGAAGAACCAAAAGACGAAAATCACCCGATAGAAGAATAA
- a CDS encoding carbon-nitrogen hydrolase, which translates to MSKVKVGIVQMSCTADKQQNLQKAIVKVREAAQKGAQIVCLQELFTSLYFCDEENYDNFKLAEAIPGPSTDELSKVAAELNVVIIASLFEKRAQGVYHNTTAVLDADGAYLGKYRKMHIPDDPGFYEKFYFTPGDLGYKVFNTKFARVGVLICWDQWYPEAARITALMGADVLFYPTAIGWATTQDEATNVEQYNAWQTIQRSHAVANGVHVVSVNRVGEEAGVKFWGGSFFANPFGAIIHQTTHDQEEVIVRELDLDKSDYYRSHWPFLRDRRIDSYQPITKRLLDED; encoded by the coding sequence ATGAGTAAAGTAAAAGTTGGTATAGTGCAAATGAGCTGTACTGCTGATAAACAGCAGAACCTGCAAAAGGCAATTGTTAAGGTAAGGGAAGCCGCCCAAAAAGGCGCGCAAATAGTTTGTTTACAGGAACTTTTTACCTCCCTTTATTTTTGCGATGAAGAAAACTACGACAATTTTAAGCTGGCTGAAGCCATTCCCGGCCCATCAACCGACGAGCTATCGAAGGTTGCTGCCGAACTTAACGTAGTGATCATTGCATCATTATTTGAAAAACGTGCACAGGGCGTTTACCATAACACCACAGCGGTACTTGATGCCGACGGTGCTTACTTAGGCAAATACCGCAAAATGCATATCCCCGATGATCCGGGTTTTTACGAAAAATTTTACTTCACCCCCGGCGATCTGGGCTACAAGGTATTCAATACCAAATTTGCCCGCGTCGGCGTATTGATCTGCTGGGATCAATGGTATCCTGAAGCAGCCCGCATTACTGCGCTGATGGGTGCTGATGTTTTATTTTACCCAACTGCCATTGGCTGGGCTACTACGCAGGACGAAGCTACCAACGTTGAGCAGTACAACGCATGGCAAACCATCCAGCGTTCGCACGCGGTAGCTAATGGTGTACATGTGGTAAGCGTTAACCGTGTAGGTGAAGAAGCCGGCGTTAAATTTTGGGGAGGTTCATTCTTTGCTAATCCGTTTGGTGCTATTATCCACCAAACCACTCACGATCAGGAAGAGGTTATTGTACGGGAATTGGATTTAGATAAATCGGATTATTATAGGAGCCACTGGCCGTTTTTACGTGATAGGAGGATTGACAGCTATCAGCCAATCACTAAACGTTTATTGGACGAGGATTAA
- a CDS encoding agmatine deiminase family protein, translating to MSQQISTILTPASQGFSFPAEWAKHTATWLSWPHKEASWPGKIDTIYAPYIEFIKVVTDGELVRINVADADMKASVIFQLQNAGVDLNKIEIFEFPTNDAWCRDHGPAFLINPATKQKAIVDWGYNAWGGKYPPFDLDDVIPTKIGNHFGLPVFNPGIVMEGGSVDFNGKGTILTTTACLLNKNRNPHLNQAQIESYLQNYYGAEQILWLGDGIVGDDTDGHIDDITRFVNEDTVVTVVEEDKNDDNYHLLQENLEALKTMRLLNGKQLNVVELPMPDAVIYDDTRLPASYANFYIANSAVIVPTYRSKNDDKALDILTQCFPDRKVIGIDSTDIIWGLGSFHCLSQQEPE from the coding sequence ATGAGTCAACAAATTTCAACCATACTAACGCCTGCCTCACAAGGTTTTTCCTTCCCTGCCGAGTGGGCGAAGCATACCGCTACCTGGCTAAGCTGGCCACATAAAGAAGCTTCCTGGCCGGGCAAAATAGATACCATCTACGCGCCTTATATCGAATTTATAAAGGTTGTTACCGACGGTGAGTTGGTGCGCATCAACGTAGCCGATGCCGACATGAAAGCATCTGTAATTTTTCAATTGCAGAACGCCGGTGTGGATTTGAACAAGATCGAGATCTTTGAATTTCCAACCAACGATGCCTGGTGTCGCGATCATGGTCCGGCGTTTTTGATTAACCCGGCTACCAAACAAAAGGCTATTGTTGATTGGGGCTATAATGCCTGGGGAGGTAAATATCCTCCGTTCGATCTGGATGATGTGATCCCTACCAAAATTGGTAATCATTTCGGTTTGCCGGTATTTAATCCGGGCATTGTAATGGAAGGCGGCTCGGTTGATTTTAATGGGAAAGGCACTATTTTAACTACCACTGCCTGCCTGCTCAATAAAAACCGTAACCCGCACCTAAACCAGGCGCAGATAGAAAGCTACCTGCAAAACTATTATGGAGCCGAGCAGATCCTTTGGCTGGGCGACGGTATTGTTGGCGATGATACTGATGGTCATATTGATGATATCACCCGTTTTGTAAACGAGGATACCGTAGTTACCGTTGTTGAGGAAGATAAGAATGATGATAACTACCACCTGTTGCAGGAAAACCTCGAAGCGCTGAAAACTATGCGCCTGCTTAATGGTAAACAATTAAACGTAGTTGAACTGCCGATGCCGGATGCGGTTATTTACGACGATACCCGTTTGCCGGCATCATATGCTAACTTTTATATTGCTAATTCGGCGGTGATTGTACCTACCTATCGTTCAAAAAATGATGATAAGGCGCTTGATATATTAACGCAATGCTTTCCTGATAGGAAAGTGATTGGGATTGATAGTACGGATATTATCTGGGGGCTGGGCAGTTTCCACTGCCTGAGTCAGCAGGAACCGGAATAA
- a CDS encoding single-stranded DNA-binding protein, which yields MNSLRNSVRLVGNLGMDPEVKVYDTDKKMVRLSIATNETYKNDKGEKVTDTQWHNLVFWGMQAKIAEDLLKKGDEVAIEGKLTNRSYTDKEGIKRYISEVVVNEFLKVGRN from the coding sequence ATGAACTCATTAAGAAACAGTGTACGCCTGGTAGGCAATTTAGGCATGGATCCCGAAGTAAAAGTTTACGATACTGATAAAAAGATGGTACGGCTATCTATAGCCACCAACGAAACCTATAAAAACGACAAGGGCGAAAAAGTAACAGATACCCAATGGCACAACCTTGTTTTTTGGGGGATGCAGGCTAAAATTGCGGAGGACCTGTTAAAAAAGGGCGATGAAGTAGCCATTGAAGGGAAACTAACCAATCGCAGCTATACCGATAAAGAAGGCATTAAGCGCTACATATCTGAAGTAGTGGTTAATGAATTTTTGAAAGTTGGCCGTAACTGA
- a CDS encoding SRPBCC domain-containing protein, which yields MTNEAVFTKDLQNKKLNVVRAFDAPLDLVWRAWTESEMLDQWWAPEPYRAETKEMDFREGGRWLYQMVGPEHTEHSSWCKEEFKTIVIPQRITNEVSFCDEEGLTDTDFPVMNWEKNFTGERERTTVNIDIYFNQLTDLEKIVGMGFQEGFTAGLSNLDDYLAAGFKLRKQMKTSNAPRVTTYLNFPGNTEEAFLFYKDVFRGEFTGKKLTRFSDIELPAEVQMKEEDKKLIIHAELTIMGGHVLMATDAPESMGFKLNTGNNMHINVEPESREETERLFNELSAGGKVSMPLSDMFFGAYFAELTDKFGINWMLTYQS from the coding sequence ATGACAAACGAAGCCGTATTCACCAAAGATCTGCAAAACAAAAAACTAAACGTAGTAAGAGCCTTTGATGCCCCGCTTGACCTTGTTTGGCGCGCCTGGACGGAAAGCGAAATGCTCGACCAGTGGTGGGCTCCAGAGCCATACAGGGCCGAAACCAAGGAAATGGATTTCAGGGAAGGTGGCCGTTGGCTCTACCAGATGGTTGGCCCGGAGCATACCGAGCATTCCTCGTGGTGTAAGGAAGAGTTTAAAACTATTGTAATCCCGCAAAGAATAACCAATGAGGTTTCCTTTTGTGATGAAGAAGGGCTAACCGATACCGATTTCCCTGTTATGAACTGGGAAAAGAATTTTACAGGAGAACGTGAACGTACTACTGTTAATATCGATATCTACTTTAATCAGCTAACCGATCTGGAAAAGATAGTGGGCATGGGCTTCCAGGAAGGATTTACGGCAGGCTTAAGCAATCTGGATGATTACCTGGCCGCGGGTTTCAAACTCCGCAAGCAAATGAAAACCAGTAATGCACCAAGGGTTACCACTTATCTTAACTTTCCCGGCAATACTGAAGAAGCTTTTCTTTTTTATAAAGATGTTTTCAGGGGCGAGTTTACCGGTAAAAAACTAACCCGATTCAGTGATATCGAACTACCTGCCGAGGTACAGATGAAAGAAGAAGATAAAAAACTTATCATCCACGCCGAACTTACGATTATGGGCGGCCATGTGCTAATGGCTACAGATGCGCCCGAAAGCATGGGCTTTAAGCTTAACACAGGCAACAATATGCACATCAACGTAGAGCCTGAAAGCCGGGAAGAAACCGAGCGTTTGTTTAACGAGCTATCGGCAGGAGGCAAGGTGAGCATGCCATTGAGCGATATGTTTTTCGGGGCGTATTTTGCAGAGTTGACAGATAAGTTTGGGATCAATTGGATGTTGACGTATCAGTCCTGA